The following proteins come from a genomic window of Limosilactobacillus reuteri:
- the coaE gene encoding dephospho-CoA kinase (Dephospho-CoA kinase (CoaE) performs the final step in coenzyme A biosynthesis.): MTKIVGLTGGIATGKTTVSTIFRQAGIPVIDADQVARQVQTPDSVGLTRIVKAFGPKVLLPTGELNRSALAKIVFNDKEALKKLNEILQPLIYDAIFAQVNTLKKQGILLVVLDVPLLFEQHYDEDCDYVIVVYTDPQTQLKRLMARDHCSKEEAQARIAAQMPLSEKEARAGFKINNNDDQAALQKQVASLINQLKAE, translated from the coding sequence ATGACAAAAATAGTTGGATTAACAGGTGGAATCGCAACTGGCAAGACAACAGTAAGCACTATTTTTCGGCAGGCGGGGATTCCGGTGATTGATGCTGACCAAGTAGCGCGGCAAGTCCAGACACCAGACTCGGTTGGGTTAACGCGGATTGTCAAAGCATTTGGTCCGAAAGTGCTTTTACCAACAGGTGAGCTCAATCGATCGGCCCTGGCTAAAATTGTCTTCAATGATAAAGAAGCGTTGAAAAAACTCAATGAGATTCTTCAGCCATTAATTTACGATGCCATCTTTGCGCAGGTTAATACTTTAAAAAAACAGGGGATTCTGCTTGTAGTGTTAGATGTACCATTATTATTCGAGCAACACTATGATGAAGATTGTGATTATGTGATAGTTGTTTATACTGATCCACAAACGCAGCTTAAGCGGTTAATGGCTCGCGATCACTGTTCTAAAGAGGAAGCGCAAGCGCGAATTGCTGCTCAAATGCCGTTATCAGAGAAAGAAGCGCGGGCGGGTTTTAAAATAAATAATAATGATGACCAGGCTGCCCTGCAAAAACAAGTCGCATCCCTAATAAATCAGCTAAAAGCAGAATAA
- the rplT gene encoding 50S ribosomal protein L20, translating to MRVKGGTVTRARRKRIMKLAKGYRGSKHRLFKTAKDQVMKSYTYAFRDRKVNKRKFRELWIARINAAARMNDISYSKLMHGLKVANIDINRKMLADLAVNDADAFKALVDEAKKALN from the coding sequence ATGCGAGTTAAAGGTGGAACTGTTACGCGTGCACGTCGCAAGCGCATTATGAAGTTAGCAAAGGGTTACCGTGGTTCAAAGCACCGTCTTTTCAAGACTGCTAAAGACCAAGTAATGAAGAGTTACACTTACGCTTTCCGTGATCGTAAGGTCAACAAGCGTAAGTTCCGTGAACTTTGGATTGCTCGGATTAACGCTGCTGCACGTATGAACGACATTAGTTACAGCAAGTTAATGCACGGCTTAAAGGTTGCTAACATTGACATTAACCGTAAGATGTTAGCTGATTTAGCTGTTAACGATGCAGATGCATTTAAGGCACTCGTTGACGAAGCTAAGAAAGCTCTTAACTAA
- the rpmI gene encoding 50S ribosomal protein L35, which translates to MPKMKSNRAAAKRFKRTANGGFKSGNSFTSHRFHGKTKKQRRQLRGLSMMDKTNVKRYKKLLPFK; encoded by the coding sequence ATGCCAAAGATGAAGAGTAACCGTGCTGCTGCCAAGCGTTTCAAGCGTACAGCTAATGGTGGATTCAAGAGTGGAAACTCATTCACTAGTCACCGTTTCCACGGTAAGACTAAGAAGCAACGTCGTCAATTACGTGGTTTGAGCATGATGGACAAGACCAACGTAAAGCGTTACAAGAAGTTATTACCATTTAAGTAG
- the polA gene encoding DNA polymerase I, which produces MTKQLLLIDGNSIVFRAFFAMHNQMDKFTNKDGLHTAAIYGFKLMLDHVLQNFKPDAALVAFDAGKVTFRTKMYDDYKGGRNKTPNELTEQIPYVRKLIKDSGLHSYELANYEADDIIGTLAKQADDAGYKTLIVTGDRDLTQLASENTTVAVTHKGVTDTEHYTPAHVEEKLGITPRQIIDMKALMGDSSDNYPGVTKIGEKTAIKLVKQFGSVEELYDHIDDLKKSKMKEHLIEDEEVARQCKTLATILRDAPIKIGLDDLQYQGPQTDDLIKFYKEMGFKSFLKKMDIDGGGEEDEAEIAPIDYTVLTKDNLDELGQLTGEVSFYLEMPEENYHTSPFAGFVIGNEGHWFTSRDVDLLKEAPLKDLLQSDSVKKNVFNAKAQIVGLHRLGIPLENINFDLLLASYLLNTNDNSNDLGQVAQEHDYDDVRTDEEVYGKGAKRAVPDDDETFFSHLATKARAIEQLRKDLFAKLDENKQTPLYTDIELPLTRVLAKMEIAGVHVDAQTLKDMGSKLTERLSEIESQIYQEAGEEFNINSTKQLGHILFEKLKLPVIKKTKTGYSTAVDVLEKLVDKSPIVEQILEYRQIAKLQSTYITGLLKVIHSNDQKIHTRYLQTLTQTGRLSSVDPNLQNIPVRLPEGRLIRKAFVSSHEGWQIFSSDYSQVELRVLAHITGDKNLQEDFKNGEDIHASTARRIFNLAPDAEIDRNMRRRAKAVNFGIVYGISDYGLAQRIHVSRAEAHEFIQNYFHEFPSVKKYINDTIAFAKENGYVETITHRRRYLPDIHAKSFSKRSFAERTAMNTPIQGSAADIIKIAMIRMQDELEKRHLKAKMLLQIHDELVFEAPKEEIPVLSELVPKVMDSAVKLDVPLKVDSKYGDTWYDLKK; this is translated from the coding sequence ATTGACGGAAATAGTATTGTTTTCCGGGCATTTTTTGCCATGCATAATCAAATGGACAAGTTTACAAATAAGGACGGCTTGCATACAGCTGCAATTTATGGCTTTAAGTTAATGCTTGACCATGTGTTGCAAAATTTTAAACCGGATGCGGCTTTAGTAGCCTTTGATGCAGGAAAAGTAACCTTCCGAACGAAAATGTATGATGACTATAAGGGTGGTCGAAACAAGACGCCTAATGAATTGACCGAGCAGATCCCTTATGTGCGCAAATTGATCAAAGACTCTGGGTTACATAGTTATGAATTAGCTAACTATGAAGCTGATGATATTATCGGTACTTTGGCTAAGCAAGCGGATGATGCTGGTTACAAGACGTTGATCGTAACTGGAGATCGGGACCTTACCCAGCTAGCAAGTGAGAATACGACCGTTGCCGTTACCCACAAGGGAGTTACTGATACGGAGCACTACACTCCGGCACATGTCGAAGAAAAATTAGGGATTACGCCACGCCAAATAATTGATATGAAGGCACTGATGGGTGATTCTTCCGATAATTATCCTGGTGTAACTAAAATTGGGGAAAAGACTGCAATCAAGCTTGTAAAACAGTTTGGTTCAGTTGAAGAGCTTTATGACCATATCGATGACCTCAAAAAGAGTAAGATGAAAGAACATTTGATTGAGGATGAAGAGGTTGCTCGCCAATGTAAGACATTAGCAACAATTCTTCGGGATGCTCCGATCAAGATTGGCTTAGATGATCTGCAATATCAAGGGCCACAAACGGATGACTTGATTAAGTTTTACAAAGAGATGGGCTTTAAATCTTTCTTGAAAAAGATGGATATCGATGGGGGTGGAGAGGAAGATGAAGCTGAGATTGCTCCAATTGACTACACAGTTTTAACTAAAGATAACTTAGATGAATTAGGACAATTAACGGGTGAAGTAAGTTTTTACCTTGAAATGCCAGAAGAAAACTACCACACGTCACCATTCGCTGGCTTTGTGATCGGTAATGAAGGACACTGGTTTACAAGTCGAGATGTGGACCTGCTTAAAGAAGCGCCCCTCAAAGATTTACTCCAGAGTGATAGTGTTAAGAAGAATGTCTTCAATGCCAAGGCGCAAATCGTTGGGCTTCATCGCCTCGGTATTCCGCTTGAAAATATTAATTTTGATCTGCTTTTGGCATCTTACCTTCTAAATACTAATGACAATAGTAACGACCTGGGACAAGTAGCTCAGGAACACGATTACGATGATGTCCGAACAGATGAGGAAGTTTATGGTAAAGGTGCTAAGCGTGCTGTGCCTGATGATGACGAGACCTTCTTTAGTCACCTGGCTACGAAAGCGCGGGCAATCGAACAGCTGCGCAAGGATCTTTTTGCCAAATTAGACGAAAATAAGCAAACGCCACTATATACTGATATTGAATTACCGCTAACCCGGGTTCTTGCAAAAATGGAAATCGCGGGTGTCCATGTAGATGCACAAACTTTGAAAGATATGGGTAGTAAATTAACTGAACGGCTATCAGAAATTGAAAGTCAGATCTATCAAGAAGCTGGTGAGGAATTTAACATTAACTCCACTAAGCAACTAGGCCATATTCTGTTTGAAAAATTGAAATTACCAGTGATCAAAAAGACCAAGACCGGTTATTCCACTGCAGTTGATGTGCTGGAGAAGTTAGTTGATAAGTCACCGATTGTTGAGCAAATTTTGGAATATCGTCAAATTGCTAAGCTTCAATCTACCTATATCACTGGTTTGCTGAAAGTTATCCATTCAAATGACCAGAAGATCCATACGCGCTACTTACAGACATTAACGCAAACTGGTCGCTTATCCTCTGTTGATCCTAACCTGCAAAATATTCCAGTACGGTTGCCGGAAGGACGCTTAATCAGAAAGGCATTTGTGTCTAGTCATGAAGGATGGCAAATCTTCTCTTCAGATTATTCGCAAGTTGAATTACGGGTTCTTGCTCATATCACTGGTGACAAGAACCTCCAGGAAGACTTTAAGAATGGTGAAGATATTCATGCTAGTACAGCTCGCCGAATTTTCAATCTAGCCCCTGATGCCGAGATTGACCGTAATATGCGGCGTCGGGCAAAAGCAGTTAATTTTGGAATTGTTTACGGGATTAGTGATTACGGACTGGCACAACGGATTCATGTTAGTCGTGCAGAAGCTCATGAATTTATTCAAAATTATTTCCATGAATTCCCCAGTGTAAAGAAATACATCAATGACACGATTGCGTTTGCTAAAGAGAATGGTTATGTTGAGACGATTACTCACCGCCGTCGGTACTTACCAGACATTCATGCCAAAAGTTTCAGCAAGCGATCATTTGCAGAGCGGACTGCAATGAATACGCCAATTCAGGGGAGTGCTGCTGATATCATTAAGATTGCGATGATCCGGATGCAAGATGAGCTTGAGAAACGCCATCTAAAGGCAAAAATGCTCTTGCAGATTCATGATGAATTAGTCTTTGAGGCCCCAAAGGAAGAAATCCCGGTTCTATCGGAATTAGTGCCAAAAGTAATGGATTCGGCCGTTAAGTTGGATGTGCCGCTTAAAGTAGATAGTAAGTATGGGGATACCTGGTATGACCTTAAAAAATAG
- the infC gene encoding translation initiation factor IF-3: protein MIVNNGIRAREVRLIGQDGEQLGIKSKREALQLAEEANLDLVLVAPKARPAVARIMDYGKYRFEMQKKEREARKKQKTITVKEIRLSPSIDTNDFNVKLKRVRKFIEKGDKVRISLRFRGRAITHKDIGRDMIERMAEETSDIATVVQRPKMEGRSIFLTLAPAADKAKN from the coding sequence ATGATTGTCAATAACGGTATTCGTGCACGTGAAGTGCGGTTAATCGGTCAAGATGGTGAACAACTAGGCATTAAGTCTAAGCGTGAAGCACTACAGTTAGCTGAAGAAGCTAACTTAGACCTAGTATTAGTTGCACCAAAGGCACGCCCAGCTGTTGCCCGCATTATGGATTACGGGAAGTACCGTTTCGAGATGCAAAAGAAAGAGCGTGAAGCTCGTAAGAAGCAAAAGACGATAACGGTTAAGGAAATTCGCCTTAGTCCATCAATTGATACTAATGACTTTAACGTTAAGTTAAAGCGTGTTCGTAAGTTCATTGAAAAGGGCGATAAGGTACGGATTTCATTACGTTTCCGTGGTCGTGCTATTACCCATAAGGATATCGGTCGTGACATGATTGAACGAATGGCTGAAGAAACTTCAGACATCGCTACTGTTGTCCAACGTCCAAAGATGGAAGGACGGAGTATTTTCTTGACTCTTGCTCCGGCTGCTGATAAAGCAAAGAATTAA
- a CDS encoding DnaD domain protein, whose protein sequence is MTAVAFDPQAGYVVTASTAFISFSDQTFATFYQPILGPVPFSFFYALKARLLPNPTIANRTLQSDLLAQVNAGGQQVLEALHRLEAVGLVQTYFQHDEIGDVYVYELQPTLTPEKFLADNLLSILLLEEVGDEAFERLTKQSRQYKLASSNTSLTNVSHNFFEEFHINSQSITETPQAILTARKQAPVEKQPQLTAGMSDDFDWSTLIHLLANQPIVSADLENNRDLILLEHQLYGIDAPTMKTLVLRSVDLQTNHFNPQKFKQIVASAYNIVYSSTTKVAEKKAPVTNKNSELTSKDQELLTTAKDYSPVEFLQVLKGQTGGYVTSGERHILTGLVAQEKLTQDAINILTWYVISDRENSTLTANFVDAIANNWLQHGVINGEQAIVQLKTFNKQSQEKKKEAKTPKKNKWRKTIKEPMPAWSKKDTSELMKKASSQEIAKLRERIANRKKK, encoded by the coding sequence ATGACTGCAGTAGCTTTTGACCCGCAAGCCGGTTATGTTGTTACGGCCAGCACTGCATTTATTAGTTTTAGTGACCAGACCTTTGCAACATTTTATCAGCCAATTTTAGGACCAGTTCCGTTTAGCTTTTTTTATGCGTTAAAAGCGCGCCTGCTTCCTAATCCTACGATTGCTAACCGGACCTTGCAAAGTGATCTGTTAGCCCAGGTAAATGCTGGGGGCCAACAAGTACTGGAGGCTCTTCATCGTTTAGAGGCAGTTGGCTTAGTTCAGACTTATTTCCAGCACGATGAGATCGGGGACGTATACGTTTATGAATTGCAGCCGACCCTTACTCCAGAAAAATTTTTAGCTGATAACTTGCTGAGTATTTTACTTTTAGAGGAAGTAGGAGATGAAGCATTTGAACGTTTGACTAAGCAAAGTCGGCAATACAAGCTTGCTTCTTCTAACACTTCATTAACTAATGTGAGTCACAACTTTTTTGAAGAATTTCATATTAACTCGCAGTCAATTACTGAAACACCACAAGCAATTTTAACGGCGCGAAAACAGGCACCAGTAGAAAAACAACCCCAGTTAACTGCGGGGATGAGCGATGACTTTGATTGGTCAACCCTAATTCACTTGCTGGCTAATCAGCCAATTGTCAGTGCAGACCTTGAAAATAATCGAGACCTAATATTATTAGAACATCAATTATATGGGATTGATGCGCCAACGATGAAGACATTGGTTTTGCGGTCGGTTGATCTCCAAACCAATCATTTCAATCCGCAGAAATTTAAGCAAATTGTTGCGTCTGCCTATAATATTGTCTATTCTTCAACGACAAAAGTAGCGGAAAAAAAAGCGCCCGTAACGAATAAAAATAGTGAACTAACCAGTAAAGATCAAGAATTATTGACGACAGCTAAGGATTATTCTCCAGTTGAATTTTTGCAGGTCCTTAAAGGTCAGACGGGTGGCTACGTAACTTCAGGTGAACGTCATATTCTGACAGGTTTAGTAGCGCAAGAAAAACTTACCCAAGATGCCATTAATATCTTAACTTGGTATGTGATTAGTGACCGGGAAAATTCTACTTTGACAGCTAATTTTGTCGATGCAATTGCCAATAACTGGCTCCAACATGGCGTAATTAATGGGGAGCAAGCCATTGTCCAATTAAAGACTTTTAACAAGCAGTCGCAAGAAAAGAAAAAGGAAGCAAAGACGCCAAAGAAAAATAAGTGGCGCAAAACGATTAAGGAACCGATGCCAGCATGGAGCAAGAAAGACACGAGCGAGTTGATGAAAAAGGCTTCCTCACAAGAAATTGCCAAACTGCGTGAACGGATCGCTAATCGGAAGAAGAAGTAG
- a CDS encoding YqeG family HAD IIIA-type phosphatase produces MLEIFKPTWMVNTIYSVSPAQLKEQGVRAVFSDLDNTLIAWNNPDGTPELKEWMDALREAHIPLIVISNNSKERVGKAVNSLDLPFVSRSLKPLSFGIDRARKKLNLTKDEVVMVGDQLLTDIAAANQAGIRSILVRPLLNTDKWDTRINRFFERRVWKSLNKKYPDLKWQEDLND; encoded by the coding sequence TTGTTAGAGATATTTAAACCAACATGGATGGTTAATACAATATATTCTGTTTCTCCTGCCCAATTAAAAGAGCAGGGAGTGCGAGCTGTTTTTAGTGACCTGGATAATACCTTGATTGCTTGGAACAATCCAGATGGAACTCCAGAATTAAAGGAGTGGATGGATGCTTTACGGGAAGCCCATATTCCACTAATTGTTATTTCTAATAATAGTAAGGAACGAGTTGGGAAAGCTGTTAATAGCCTTGATCTTCCATTTGTTTCGCGATCATTGAAGCCTTTAAGTTTTGGGATTGATCGTGCACGAAAAAAACTTAATTTAACAAAAGATGAAGTGGTCATGGTTGGCGACCAGCTATTGACCGATATTGCTGCGGCTAACCAAGCGGGCATTCGAAGTATCTTAGTACGTCCGCTATTAAATACGGATAAGTGGGATACCCGTATTAACCGCTTTTTTGAACGCCGTGTTTGGAAGAGTTTAAATAAAAAATATCCAGATTTAAAATGGCAGGAGGATTTGAATGACTGA
- the dnaI gene encoding primosomal protein DnaI: protein MQSLNKTLQELMRGQNIANNVQQTMKQVYADKDVQAFLNENRDRLSKEAIKRGQSKLYEFFHEKQLIEKGVPTVAPGYSPQLVISTGQIDVTYVPTKQLLERQRQRYIQRLVNSINMPKFIKNASYDDYYLNEDTQTDTRTRAIQAAMDFTDNYQKDNFQPGLYLYGKFGVGKTYLLGAIANELAKSKGVATTMVHFPSFAVEMRNSIKQNNTGEKLDAIKRAPILMLDDIGAGAMTTWVRDDILGVILEYRMQEELPTFFSSNFSMDELQNNHLAINAQGDNEPLKAARIMERIKYLSREIEMEGKNLRDKG, encoded by the coding sequence ATGCAGTCACTAAACAAAACTTTACAAGAGTTAATGCGCGGTCAAAATATCGCAAACAATGTTCAACAAACAATGAAGCAAGTTTATGCGGATAAAGATGTTCAAGCATTCTTAAACGAAAATCGTGACCGTCTTAGTAAAGAAGCAATTAAACGGGGCCAATCAAAGCTTTATGAGTTTTTTCATGAAAAACAATTAATTGAAAAAGGTGTGCCAACTGTTGCCCCGGGATATTCTCCGCAATTGGTTATCAGTACAGGCCAAATTGACGTAACCTACGTTCCAACTAAACAGTTATTAGAACGCCAACGACAACGTTATATTCAACGGCTAGTTAACTCGATTAATATGCCTAAGTTTATTAAAAATGCATCATATGATGATTATTATTTAAATGAAGATACCCAAACTGATACACGCACAAGGGCAATTCAAGCAGCCATGGACTTTACGGATAATTACCAAAAAGATAATTTTCAACCAGGGCTTTACCTATATGGAAAATTTGGAGTCGGAAAAACATACCTCCTTGGAGCAATCGCTAATGAACTCGCTAAGAGTAAGGGAGTTGCAACAACGATGGTTCATTTCCCTAGTTTTGCTGTTGAAATGCGGAATTCAATTAAGCAAAATAATACTGGCGAAAAATTGGATGCTATTAAACGGGCGCCGATTTTAATGCTTGATGATATTGGGGCCGGTGCAATGACAACATGGGTAAGAGATGATATTTTAGGAGTGATTTTAGAATATCGGATGCAAGAAGAATTACCAACCTTCTTTAGTTCTAATTTTTCAATGGATGAATTGCAAAATAACCACCTTGCTATCAATGCGCAAGGCGATAATGAGCCCCTCAAAGCGGCCCGCATTATGGAGAGAATCAAGTACTTATCACGTGAGATTGAAATGGAAGGAAAGAATTTGCGTGATAAGGGATAA
- the nrdR gene encoding transcriptional regulator NrdR, whose amino-acid sequence MRCPHCHKNGSRVVDSRPSEDGSFIRRRRECIHCGFRFTTFERYEETPLLVIKKDGTRQEFSRQKILNGIVRSAEKRPVSMERLTKIADKVEKQIRSIGESEVSSQIIGKFVMNELKGVDEIAYIRFASVYRQFKDVDAFMSELETMMKAEHKK is encoded by the coding sequence TTGCGCTGTCCACATTGTCACAAAAATGGATCACGGGTTGTCGATAGTCGGCCAAGCGAAGACGGAAGCTTTATTCGTCGTCGTCGTGAGTGCATTCATTGTGGCTTTCGTTTTACAACCTTTGAACGGTACGAGGAAACGCCACTACTAGTAATTAAAAAAGATGGCACGCGCCAAGAATTCAGTCGCCAAAAGATCCTCAATGGGATTGTGCGCTCGGCAGAAAAACGACCGGTTAGTATGGAGCGGTTGACCAAGATTGCAGATAAAGTGGAAAAACAAATCCGGAGCATTGGTGAAAGCGAAGTCTCCAGTCAAATTATTGGTAAATTTGTGATGAACGAATTAAAAGGCGTCGATGAGATTGCCTATATTCGTTTTGCAAGTGTTTACCGCCAATTTAAGGACGTTGATGCCTTTATGAGTGAACTTGAAACCATGATGAAGGCAGAACATAAAAAATAA
- the mutM gene encoding bifunctional DNA-formamidopyrimidine glycosylase/DNA-(apurinic or apyrimidinic site) lyase — protein MPELPEVETVRRGLLKIAAKRKINAIDVYYGKTITNDVEDFRQALIGQTIANVDRRGKYLLFRFTNDLTMISHLRMEGKYYNQPIGGPIDKHTHVVFEFTDGTELCYQDTRKFGRMTLVKTGDEMNVGGLKTIGPEPTEDAFTLPYFTAELKKSRGKIKPFLLNQRHVAGLGNIYVDEVLWMTGINPEQPANTLTANQITELRENIIKELATAIKYKGTTVHSFTNAFGDAGAFQDRLKAYGHAGDECPRCGTKMVKIKVAERGTTFCPHCQVLKE, from the coding sequence ATGCCTGAATTACCAGAAGTTGAAACTGTTCGCCGCGGTTTGCTGAAGATTGCCGCTAAGCGTAAAATTAACGCGATCGATGTTTATTATGGTAAAACGATTACCAATGACGTTGAAGATTTTCGGCAGGCGTTGATTGGACAGACGATTGCAAATGTTGATCGACGAGGGAAATATCTTCTTTTTCGTTTTACTAATGATTTGACGATGATTTCACACCTTCGCATGGAAGGAAAATATTACAACCAACCGATTGGCGGACCAATTGATAAACATACCCATGTTGTCTTTGAATTTACGGACGGCACGGAATTATGTTATCAAGATACCCGTAAATTTGGGCGGATGACATTGGTAAAAACCGGTGATGAGATGAATGTCGGCGGATTGAAGACAATTGGCCCTGAACCGACAGAAGACGCCTTTACCTTGCCATACTTTACAGCTGAATTAAAAAAGAGTCGGGGAAAGATTAAGCCATTCTTGCTCAATCAGCGACATGTCGCCGGTCTGGGTAACATTTACGTTGATGAGGTACTATGGATGACGGGGATAAATCCGGAGCAACCAGCTAATACTTTAACGGCTAACCAGATTACTGAATTACGGGAAAATATTATCAAAGAACTGGCGACAGCGATTAAGTACAAGGGAACCACTGTGCATAGTTTTACGAATGCATTTGGTGATGCCGGCGCTTTCCAAGATCGCTTAAAAGCTTATGGTCATGCGGGGGATGAATGTCCGCGTTGTGGCACGAAAATGGTTAAAATTAAGGTTGCTGAACGTGGAACGACATTTTGTCCACACTGTCAAGTATTGAAGGAATAA